A single Saccharolobus shibatae B12 DNA region contains:
- a CDS encoding Gfo/Idh/MocA family protein gives MKIRYGVIGVGGHGRNRHLIPLTKLNDKVEIIAIADVNKERCEEVSSQFKIKCYLDYMEMIEKESPDAVSIVTPTGLHSKIAIDVLNRGINVLVDKPLGANLDEVKEVVNKARKKGLKLMVGYWSRFSPALQYGEEIVDKGLLGEPYVAYGYLVRRRGIPGIPTFIDKTLSGGRGALLDIGCYLIDNLLTLLKFKKPKSVVGKVYTKFGNKKEEVKFNWGSWDPENFSLDDYAVGLVKLEGDVSLIIEVGWAANVSHMEEKSYIRILGDRGGIEGTGHEAITDISFHSRTENFLTDTKPALRKVDIYFEMVKAFVDSILQDREPPVTGEESVILHSIIDGIYRSSIEDKDVKISL, from the coding sequence ATGAAAATTAGATACGGAGTCATAGGAGTAGGTGGTCACGGAAGAAATAGGCATCTAATTCCATTGACTAAGCTGAACGACAAAGTAGAGATCATAGCTATAGCTGATGTAAACAAAGAAAGATGTGAGGAAGTGTCGTCACAGTTTAAGATTAAATGTTACTTGGACTACATGGAGATGATAGAAAAGGAGTCCCCCGATGCCGTAAGCATTGTAACGCCAACTGGATTACATTCCAAGATAGCTATTGACGTACTAAATAGGGGAATTAACGTTTTAGTTGATAAACCATTGGGGGCTAACCTGGATGAAGTTAAGGAGGTAGTTAATAAGGCTAGAAAGAAGGGATTAAAGTTAATGGTAGGATACTGGAGTAGATTCTCTCCAGCATTGCAATACGGCGAAGAGATCGTAGACAAGGGCTTATTGGGAGAGCCTTACGTAGCCTATGGGTATTTGGTTAGGAGGAGAGGCATACCGGGGATACCTACGTTCATTGATAAAACACTTTCTGGAGGAAGGGGTGCGCTATTAGATATTGGATGCTATTTAATAGATAATTTACTTACCTTGTTAAAGTTTAAGAAGCCAAAAAGCGTTGTGGGTAAGGTATATACGAAATTCGGAAATAAAAAGGAAGAAGTTAAGTTCAATTGGGGATCTTGGGATCCAGAGAATTTCAGTTTGGATGACTACGCTGTTGGATTGGTAAAGCTTGAAGGTGATGTAAGTTTAATAATAGAAGTTGGTTGGGCAGCTAATGTGTCTCATATGGAGGAGAAGAGTTACATAAGGATATTAGGGGATAGGGGAGGAATTGAGGGAACTGGGCATGAGGCGATCACGGATATATCTTTCCACAGCAGAACTGAGAACTTCCTTACCGATACTAAACCCGCACTAAGGAAAGTTGACATATACTTCGAAATGGTAAAGGCTTTTGTGGATAGCATTTTACAAGATAGGGAACCTCCAGTAACTGGTGAGGAGAGTGTAATCCTTCATTCTATTATTGATGGAATATATAGGTCATCAATTGAAGATAAGGATGTAAAAATATCGCTATAA
- a CDS encoding Gfo/Idh/MocA family protein, translating into MKIAVVGCDGFGKVHLRAMKNISGIEYYVFSRNEEKAKECVKEFNAKGYFTNYEDVIKSDVDIIDLLVSHDQHYPMGAMAMKAGKHLMLEKPIARTIEEAMGLINTAKETKRKFMVLEQFYFESSVRKARELLSRLGNLSLIIVRSTHLYQPKGWRREKEKMGGGALIDGGVHFIDTLLNLGGEYESVKGICGRYFSGIEGEDLTLATFKFRKGHLGLLLYSWATPNPPKVPAFEVYGEKGSLIEDSNTRVMGKPYGDLILNVDGKEERIEVEKVNPIEEEIRGFVNAVKNNTEVPMPPEIALRDLRAALDVYKSCGFS; encoded by the coding sequence ATGAAAATTGCTGTAGTGGGATGTGACGGTTTCGGAAAAGTACATTTAAGAGCCATGAAAAATATAAGCGGAATAGAGTACTACGTTTTCAGCAGAAATGAGGAAAAGGCAAAAGAGTGTGTAAAGGAGTTTAACGCCAAGGGTTATTTTACAAACTACGAAGATGTTATAAAATCAGATGTTGACATTATTGACTTATTAGTGAGTCATGACCAACACTACCCAATGGGCGCAATGGCCATGAAGGCTGGGAAACACTTAATGCTTGAGAAGCCAATAGCGAGGACAATAGAAGAGGCAATGGGACTGATAAATACTGCAAAAGAGACTAAAAGGAAATTCATGGTTTTGGAACAATTCTATTTCGAATCATCAGTTAGAAAGGCGAGGGAGCTTTTATCGAGATTAGGGAACTTATCCCTAATAATTGTGAGATCAACTCACTTATATCAGCCAAAGGGATGGAGAAGAGAAAAGGAGAAAATGGGAGGAGGAGCACTTATAGATGGGGGTGTTCATTTCATAGATACATTACTTAATTTAGGTGGAGAATACGAAAGCGTCAAGGGAATTTGTGGGAGGTACTTCTCGGGTATAGAAGGAGAAGATTTAACTTTAGCGACTTTTAAGTTTAGAAAAGGACATCTAGGGCTATTATTATATAGTTGGGCAACCCCAAATCCACCAAAAGTGCCAGCGTTTGAGGTTTATGGAGAGAAAGGGAGTTTAATAGAAGATTCAAATACGAGAGTTATGGGAAAGCCTTACGGAGATCTGATATTAAACGTTGATGGTAAAGAGGAAAGAATTGAGGTCGAAAAGGTGAATCCAATAGAGGAAGAAATAAGGGGATTTGTAAACGCTGTGAAAAACAATACTGAAGTACCTATGCCACCTGAAATTGCCTTGAGGGATTTAAGAGCAGCTCTTGACGTTTACAAGTCATGCGGATTTTCCTAA
- a CDS encoding Gfo/Idh/MocA family protein — protein MLDMKLGIIGLGGWVTTGHLPALTDLGIKVDYCADIDEKRVKDLSQKTGCKGYLDYKEMLRNENPDLVLVAVPHSLHASIALDAINNDANVYVEKPMATSFQEALTLVEASRKRNKVLVVGHENRFNPAMLIAKKLIRSGEVGKIYHMRGFYIRQRGIPTSPTFIKKDLAKGGAVFDIGTHIVDLLLFLSDFPMPKSVTGKTYSAFSDDKTKFSVYPSPNLPNFKVEVEDFGSAFLNLGDEITAYMEVSWASYIKENKMEVTILGDKGGVHIENGILNFMRNIADEYFISTPSTQPQRGSVYREVWRTVMDSISKGFPEYPLCSAEQGAIGVAILESIYKSALEGREVKIDIPQWLLKQSQLVS, from the coding sequence ATGTTAGATATGAAATTAGGAATTATAGGATTAGGAGGATGGGTAACTACTGGCCATCTTCCAGCACTAACTGACCTAGGAATAAAAGTAGATTACTGTGCGGATATAGATGAAAAAAGGGTAAAAGATCTCTCTCAAAAAACAGGGTGTAAAGGTTATTTAGATTATAAGGAAATGTTAAGGAATGAAAATCCCGACCTCGTTTTAGTAGCAGTACCCCACAGCCTTCACGCAAGTATAGCATTAGATGCCATAAATAATGACGCTAATGTTTACGTGGAAAAACCAATGGCTACTTCATTTCAAGAGGCTTTAACACTGGTAGAAGCTTCGAGGAAAAGAAATAAGGTATTAGTTGTAGGCCATGAAAATAGGTTTAACCCAGCGATGTTAATTGCTAAGAAATTGATAAGAAGTGGTGAAGTAGGTAAAATATACCACATGAGAGGATTTTATATAAGACAGAGAGGAATACCTACCTCACCAACATTTATTAAAAAGGATTTAGCTAAAGGTGGAGCAGTATTTGATATAGGTACACACATCGTAGATTTATTACTTTTCCTCTCAGATTTCCCAATGCCTAAGAGTGTTACGGGTAAAACATATAGTGCTTTCTCTGATGACAAGACTAAGTTCTCCGTTTATCCCTCTCCTAACCTACCTAACTTTAAAGTTGAGGTTGAAGATTTCGGCTCAGCCTTCTTAAATTTAGGAGACGAAATAACAGCGTATATGGAAGTGAGCTGGGCTTCGTATATAAAGGAGAACAAAATGGAAGTAACAATTTTAGGCGATAAGGGTGGAGTACATATAGAAAACGGAATATTGAATTTCATGAGAAATATTGCAGACGAATACTTCATTAGTACCCCCTCAACTCAACCACAAAGAGGAAGCGTATATAGAGAAGTGTGGAGAACTGTGATGGACTCGATTTCTAAAGGATTTCCAGAATATCCGTTATGTTCAGCGGAACAAGGTGCCATAGGAGTAGCCATACTAGAAAGTATATACAAATCGGCTTTAGAAGGGAGAGAGGTGAAAATAGATATCCCTCAATGGCTTCTTAAACAGTCTCAACTAGTATCTTAA
- a CDS encoding ABC transporter transmembrane domain-containing protein has product MKKASIVTSKFKAEVKTDLDRELNLREEFVKIDGNRVSVFDGDKEVFSVDNVVKLSLETGISVDKLIGYTSDGKEIEIAYFTKRKEELFKKVIDAFNKGEQIEVKDEEREEGVRVGVGTLRWLWNIASRYRKTMILGATLSLITTGLNLVPPYLLKILIDSVLLSPSHPSTLFINIIVHLIASYSALALLSSIQNRTLNNLGSRIINDLREILYKHAINHDYSFIERISPSRILSRLTTDAGNTNWLLVWGLPTLVTNLFTIIGIGVILFTLNPTLAAFILIPVPAIIYLIISYRRKSHRLYHRNWRRSADITSRINDTIPNFLVVRSFSKEEYESKRLREMLNKLYESSIAINKMNSVYWPLMGFIVNLSTVLIWWVGGHEVISGIIEIGVITAFIAYVSQFYGPINNLSNVLPFIQQSLTSAERIREVLEVKPQIANPENPKRPNMPAEIRFEHVYFGYDPHFPVVKDINIEIKPGEKVAIVGKSGSGKSTIAKLLLRFYDVNEGRILIDGIDIREIDLNYLRKKVAYVPQDVVLFDTTVGYNVAYGTDNVSEIDIIRACKIAKIHDEIVKLPFAYDTILGERGTYLSGGQRQRLSIARAIIKNPDVLIFDEATSNLDVTSEREVYETMMDVSKGKTVIMITHNVHEVMNSDKVIVLSNGKVVEEGKPIELLNKKGEFYKMFKEQINEENIFARMKRDSKEEKIIVNLIDADNVKIDQSVRRSTVDVIYQGKVYRALVPKMLFPITKPTFIGLYDESGKEIFLIDEYTKLDEKSRKVLENALAYNNLIFQVRKINEINIKGDQLEWDVETNKGSIKVYTIGRRNVVVLDSKVVLIDKNDNLYEIDLDKIDRKSFKILVETV; this is encoded by the coding sequence GTGAAGAAAGCATCTATAGTGACTTCGAAGTTTAAGGCTGAAGTTAAGACCGATTTGGATAGGGAATTGAATTTGAGAGAAGAGTTTGTTAAAATTGATGGTAATAGGGTGTCAGTTTTTGACGGCGATAAGGAGGTATTCAGTGTAGACAATGTAGTAAAACTTTCATTGGAGACAGGTATAAGCGTGGATAAGTTAATAGGCTATACTTCTGACGGCAAGGAAATTGAGATTGCTTATTTTACAAAGAGAAAAGAGGAATTATTCAAGAAGGTTATTGACGCGTTTAATAAGGGTGAGCAGATAGAAGTAAAGGATGAGGAGAGAGAAGAGGGTGTAAGAGTTGGTGTAGGCACACTAAGGTGGCTTTGGAACATTGCTTCTAGATATAGAAAGACAATGATATTAGGCGCTACTCTTTCCTTAATAACAACTGGCCTTAATCTAGTTCCTCCATACTTACTTAAAATACTAATTGATAGCGTATTATTATCGCCCTCTCACCCTTCCACGCTCTTCATCAACATTATAGTGCATTTAATAGCATCATATTCAGCACTTGCTTTATTATCTTCTATTCAGAATAGAACACTAAACAATCTAGGTTCCAGAATAATAAATGATTTAAGGGAAATACTGTACAAACACGCGATTAACCACGATTATTCATTCATAGAGAGAATATCTCCTAGTAGGATACTCTCTAGACTTACGACTGATGCGGGAAATACAAATTGGCTATTGGTTTGGGGATTGCCGACACTCGTTACCAACCTATTTACAATAATTGGAATAGGAGTGATTTTATTTACATTAAATCCTACGTTAGCAGCTTTCATATTAATCCCAGTACCCGCAATAATATACTTGATCATCTCATATAGAAGAAAGTCCCATAGGCTCTACCATCGAAATTGGAGGAGAAGTGCAGATATTACCTCTAGAATAAATGATACAATACCTAACTTCCTCGTAGTTAGATCTTTTTCCAAAGAGGAATACGAGTCCAAAAGGCTAAGGGAAATGTTGAATAAGCTTTACGAATCCAGTATTGCGATTAATAAGATGAACTCAGTATACTGGCCTTTAATGGGATTCATAGTTAATCTCTCAACTGTATTAATATGGTGGGTAGGAGGACATGAGGTGATCTCTGGCATTATAGAAATAGGTGTGATAACAGCGTTTATAGCTTACGTTTCCCAGTTTTACGGACCAATCAATAACTTAAGTAACGTTTTGCCATTTATACAACAGTCCTTAACTTCTGCAGAGAGGATTAGGGAAGTGTTAGAAGTTAAACCTCAAATAGCAAATCCGGAAAACCCTAAAAGACCTAATATGCCTGCTGAGATACGTTTCGAACATGTTTACTTCGGTTATGATCCGCACTTCCCCGTAGTTAAGGATATTAATATTGAAATAAAGCCAGGGGAGAAAGTAGCAATTGTTGGCAAAAGTGGTTCAGGGAAGAGTACGATAGCTAAACTGCTTCTGAGGTTCTATGACGTTAATGAGGGTAGAATTCTCATTGATGGTATAGATATTAGAGAAATAGATTTAAATTATCTAAGAAAAAAAGTTGCGTATGTACCTCAGGACGTGGTATTATTTGATACTACGGTAGGATATAACGTGGCATATGGTACGGATAATGTGAGTGAGATTGACATAATTAGAGCGTGTAAGATTGCCAAAATCCACGATGAGATAGTTAAATTACCGTTCGCTTATGATACAATTTTAGGGGAAAGGGGAACATATCTATCAGGAGGACAGAGACAGAGGTTAAGTATTGCTAGGGCAATCATAAAGAACCCTGACGTGTTAATATTCGATGAGGCAACTTCCAATTTGGACGTTACAAGTGAAAGAGAGGTTTACGAAACAATGATGGATGTGTCTAAGGGTAAGACGGTAATAATGATAACGCATAATGTGCATGAGGTTATGAACTCAGATAAGGTTATAGTCTTAAGTAATGGTAAAGTGGTGGAGGAAGGAAAGCCAATTGAGTTACTAAATAAGAAAGGGGAATTCTATAAAATGTTTAAGGAACAGATTAACGAGGAAAATATCTTCGCCAGAATGAAACGCGATAGCAAAGAAGAGAAAATCATTGTAAACCTTATTGATGCTGATAACGTGAAGATAGATCAATCTGTTAGGAGAAGTACCGTGGATGTTATTTATCAAGGGAAGGTTTATCGGGCTTTAGTGCCAAAAATGTTATTTCCAATAACTAAACCAACGTTTATAGGTCTTTATGACGAGAGTGGTAAGGAGATATTCTTGATAGATGAATATACTAAATTGGACGAAAAATCTCGTAAAGTATTGGAGAATGCATTAGCTTATAATAATTTAATATTCCAAGTGAGGAAAATAAACGAGATTAACATAAAGGGTGATCAATTAGAATGGGACGTGGAAACTAATAAAGGTTCAATAAAGGTCTACACGATTGGAAGGAGGAACGTAGTTGTCCTAGATTCTAAAGTAGTTTTAATTGATAAAAACGATAATCTTTACGAAATTGATCTGGATAAAATAGATAGGAAGAGCTTTAAGATACTAGTTGAGACTGTTTAA
- a CDS encoding MFS transporter → MKPLRLYSLLNNLAISLVNPFVSFFTASNGITGALLAIVSSANTAFPGIIQYVLANLYIKAKKLIAIGSLVGGLLWILVGVYAIYNEYFVLVYSIITACLGAANFGWLLILDKISTSHRGRTLAYYNFYASIGGLIATLITGFIVGNNLDLMRYFFIIAGLIYAFNAYVIYHSDVDAEFAKGNGIRLFSSNSEVRKFIMTNFIFTFVWSMAWPIFPLAQVYKFHMDEFQVAVINFTGGASTLALQRLVGRLVDRHRKFVMFFGRFALATFPLAYAFSTAPYEIYIANLVSGFTNSASISYTAFLFDHSDYYEKRINIALYNMFNGIAALLGSTISSLMFNVISDWFSLGVAINIMLIGIGVMRILMSLLYLKIKEVS, encoded by the coding sequence TTGAAGCCATTGAGACTCTACTCACTTCTTAACAATTTGGCTATTAGTCTCGTAAATCCCTTCGTATCGTTCTTTACTGCATCCAATGGAATAACGGGTGCTTTATTGGCAATAGTATCCTCTGCTAATACTGCGTTCCCTGGAATAATCCAATATGTATTAGCAAATTTGTACATAAAAGCCAAAAAGCTAATCGCTATTGGCAGCTTGGTGGGAGGTTTACTGTGGATATTAGTAGGAGTTTACGCAATATACAATGAGTATTTCGTATTGGTTTACTCGATTATAACTGCTTGTCTGGGTGCAGCGAATTTTGGTTGGTTACTCATTTTGGATAAAATTAGTACAAGCCACAGGGGAAGGACGCTAGCGTATTATAATTTTTACGCTTCAATAGGTGGTCTAATAGCTACGTTAATAACTGGATTCATCGTAGGTAATAATTTAGACTTAATGCGGTACTTCTTCATCATCGCTGGGTTAATATACGCTTTTAACGCTTACGTAATCTACCACTCCGATGTTGATGCTGAGTTTGCAAAAGGTAATGGTATAAGACTGTTTTCATCGAATTCTGAGGTTAGAAAATTCATCATGACTAACTTCATCTTCACGTTTGTATGGTCAATGGCGTGGCCAATTTTCCCGTTGGCCCAAGTATATAAGTTCCATATGGACGAATTTCAAGTGGCTGTAATTAACTTTACGGGAGGAGCTTCCACACTAGCATTACAGAGGCTCGTGGGTAGATTAGTTGATAGGCATAGAAAATTCGTTATGTTCTTTGGAAGATTTGCCTTAGCAACTTTCCCACTAGCGTATGCATTTTCCACCGCACCCTATGAGATATACATTGCTAATCTAGTTTCTGGATTTACTAACTCCGCCTCAATCTCTTATACTGCGTTCCTATTTGACCACTCTGACTATTACGAAAAGAGGATTAATATAGCTCTATACAACATGTTTAACGGAATTGCCGCACTTTTAGGTTCAACAATTTCAAGTTTAATGTTCAATGTTATTTCAGATTGGTTCAGTTTAGGAGTTGCCATCAATATCATGCTAATTGGGATAGGAGTAATGAGAATACTAATGTCACTGTTGTATTTAAAAATAAAAGAGGTTTCCTAA
- a CDS encoding aldo/keto reductase produces MKYVKLGDSGVKVSQVAIGTWFLPRVQEKDELGIHKVDKETTLKILKRAYDEGVNFIDTANRYHGAMAPVDLAHVGNAERIVGEFLKTVNRESVVISTKVRGKMGEFANGEGLSRKHIHWQIKESLKRLGTSYIDLYFIHWPDPDTPKLETLKTLNSLVNNGLVYYLGVSNHSAIDVMEFLHLSERYNLEKFVVMQEKYNMLERDIEKDKVEIAKRYGLAIMAYSPLAQGFLTGKYTDRNGWKVEELSRATISEDLKKRYFTDVNLKILLGLKDIASELGITLSQLAIAWLLKRGEQLGVTVIPLIGASKVEHLEDNLSALNVNLRDEYMKRIEEILGKSA; encoded by the coding sequence ATGAAGTATGTTAAATTAGGTGATTCTGGAGTTAAGGTATCTCAAGTTGCTATAGGTACGTGGTTTCTTCCTAGAGTACAAGAGAAGGACGAACTAGGTATCCATAAAGTGGATAAAGAGACTACATTGAAGATCCTTAAAAGAGCGTATGATGAGGGAGTTAACTTCATAGATACGGCAAATAGATATCACGGTGCTATGGCACCAGTGGATTTGGCACATGTAGGTAATGCCGAGCGCATTGTTGGAGAATTTCTAAAAACTGTGAATAGGGAATCTGTAGTAATTTCGACTAAGGTTAGGGGTAAGATGGGTGAGTTCGCTAATGGAGAAGGTTTGTCTAGGAAACATATACACTGGCAAATTAAGGAAAGTTTGAAAAGGTTAGGCACATCATATATAGATCTCTATTTTATCCATTGGCCAGATCCCGATACTCCCAAGCTGGAAACCCTAAAAACGTTGAACAGTTTAGTGAACAATGGCTTAGTTTATTATTTGGGCGTTAGTAATCATTCTGCAATTGATGTGATGGAATTCCTACATTTAAGTGAGAGGTATAACCTGGAGAAATTCGTGGTAATGCAAGAGAAATACAACATGTTGGAAAGGGATATAGAGAAAGATAAGGTTGAAATTGCAAAAAGGTATGGATTAGCAATTATGGCTTATTCACCGTTAGCTCAAGGGTTTCTCACTGGAAAGTATACGGATAGAAATGGTTGGAAGGTTGAGGAACTTAGTAGAGCTACTATAAGTGAAGACTTAAAGAAAAGATACTTTACCGACGTTAATTTAAAGATATTATTGGGGCTTAAGGATATTGCATCAGAACTGGGGATAACCTTATCACAATTGGCTATCGCTTGGCTTCTCAAGAGAGGTGAACAGCTCGGTGTTACAGTAATCCCACTTATTGGAGCCAGTAAAGTTGAGCATCTAGAGGACAACCTATCTGCCTTAAATGTAAACTTGAGAGATGAGTATATGAAAAGAATAGAGGAAATATTAGGAAAATCCGCATGA